DNA sequence from the Callithrix jacchus isolate 240 chromosome 13, calJac240_pri, whole genome shotgun sequence genome:
agaaacaaaatcctCACATGTAACAACAACACAGAACAATGACCTTTCAGCCTCTTTATGATGAGGCAAAGATCCTAACAGACAGATGGGGGAGTTGGGGGAAAGGAGCTGAAGATTGGAGCAGCTGGGCTGCAATGTGTAGGAACATCTGGCTTATATCCTCAGCTGGACAGTGGGTCCGAATGGTTCCAATGAGAGCCCCAAATGCAGTGGCTGCACAGATGGTCCAGTGGGCAGCTGCTGCCTTATAGATGGGCTCAAGGTACAGCTTCAGGACAGCAGTGGTCACACTGCAGATGGTGGTGACCTGTCTACTCTTTCCACCTCCTGCTTAGGGTGCTTGGTGCCTTCCTGTTCACTCAGTTTTCTCACCCAATCTTTTCAATAGAACCTTTACCCCCAAAGCACAGCCAATGACCAAGGATACCTTAGAGCAAGGGTTAGTAAGCCACCGCCTTTGTACCAACGCGCCCCACAGCCCATGAACAAAGaatggtttttgcatttttaaatgcttgaagAAAACTCAGTAGAAGAATATTTTGTGACATGTGGAAATCATATGAAACTCAAATGTCAGTGTCCATCAGTGATGTTTCATTCACTTGTATGGTCTATGGCTGCTTTCGTGCTACAAAGGCAGGTTGCATACTTGCGACAGACTGTATggcctgcaaaacctaaaatactatctggccctttgcagaaaagGTTGGCTGATGCCTGAGTTAAAGAtactttccttctaggagttgCAATTTAATTCACATTCATGCCGTAAGCAAAACAGATGAAGCTCTAATGGTGGAATTTCAGGCATTTATGTATGACAGGCTGACCTTCTAGGGGAGAATATGAGGAAAATTAGAGCCAAGTAACAGAGAGGCAGCAGGATGTCAAACAGAAATTTGACTAGACAGTAGGAATCCTGCTTTCCAATTCCACCTTCAACTAATGAACGTGATTTTGAGCAAAAAGGCTTTTCATGTCCCAGCCACTTTCCTTACCCAAAATCTCCCCTCCTGCCCTTGAAAAGGAAGACAATTACCAGTAGATAAggcaccaaaaagaaaagaaaaaaaaagaagacaatagcTGTGAAATGCTTTAGACCTAAAAAAAGTCATTCAAATCAAagattaggaggaaaaaaaaaagattaggcaATTCTAGAGCATTCTGAAAAGGTGGTATctgatatttctttctgtttttgattatCTGAAACATCTGATATTTAgtcccttttttttaaaaaaaattttttgagatagggtcttcctttgtcacccaggctggagtgcagtggcacgagcctctacctctacctcccaagctccagcaatcctcttgcctcagccccacaagtagctgagactacaggcatgcgccaccatgtctggcgaatgtttgtatgttttgtagagatgaggtttgccatgttgcccaggctggtctcaaacacctgggctcaagacatccatctgcctcagcctcttaaactGTTGGGATCACAGcagtgggccaccatgcctggcctttcttcctttcaaagAAGGGACACAAAATGTCTATAGGTGTCGTGACCCTACGCTCCTCAAAACCCTTGGCTTGACCCGAAGTCTACTGCAGACCCTTGGCTTTTGTGCAGCTGACACAGTCATTCCCAGAAAGTCCCTGacctgtatatttattttgtctaGGCACAATCCTGAGTTACTCCGCCGCTACTGAGTGAACCCAGTGAATGTAGTGGATGGCCCAGTACCGACGTCCCAGGACTGCTGGCTGTTCTTTCCTGGTTATGACAGACATAGTAACTAATAAAGTGATTTAAAACGTTCTTTGTAAATAAATGCTCTGAAATCATGACGCTGACCCTCTCAAATGTCTAAGGAGGGACTCTCCATGAGTGACATGCTTTgtgttaaaagtatttatttgcaATCAGGGACTTCGGTCTGTGGTGGCCGTTTCTAAAAGCTGTCTAACATGTCTTTAAATACCATGCCCGGAAGTGGCTTCCGTTTATGGAAGTCTCAGTTTCTGGTTTCTGGAAGTTGCTGATTCCAACAACACCTGATGCCTACAAGTCATCTGAGGGAGGTGTGGCCAAGAATGGATGACAACCACATTTTATTAGGACACCAAAGCAAGTTGCAGTCTGAACTGCAACCACACCCTGCAATGGCCCCAAAGCATGCAACAGAAACAGAATTTGCACTTggtgtgtttatttttgttgctctTAAAAATGCAAACCCACACTACAGCCCATGCCAAAGACGGTTGGAACAAATTGCATCACCTGGATTTTTGGGTTTGTAACAGCTAGCCTATGTTGGTGTGCAAACTGGCCAGTTGTGTGTTATTTTAAACCCTTCCTGCTCCCTTTCCCATTTCTTGCCAAGGGCACACAAAGCTGcccagaaggaaggaattcaatCAGCATCAGAAGAATGCATTGAAGTCCTGTTTCCTAAACCCCAGGGGAGAGCTGAGTGGGAGGGAAGGACCCAGCTAGCTGAGGACAGAGTCCTTTTTATGTGTCTGTTTCCCCAGGCCGAATGCTGCACCCAGCTGATGAATGTTAGTGGGAGGGAACAATGGAGGAGGGTGGCTGGATGGCAGCTGAGAGGCCTGGGAAGGGCCTGGGGATGAGGAGGGGGTGGAAGCACTTCCTGAGGATCCATCCGGGCCCAGAGTTTTCAGCCACCACCTCCAGAGCTCCGCCTGCCTGCTTGGCCAGGTCCAGTTGGCCCTGGCAGAAGGTCATCACCCTGTCCTTGCCAGCACTCCATCCCTGGCCATACGTCTTATCTGGCCAAGTTGCTGTCTGTGTTGAACCCTCCAGTTAAGTATCTAGACTGCTGGGCTGATAGTCCCCTTTTTTCTCTGACGTTTCTCCCTGGTCAGTCTCAGAATCAATACATTTTTTGTCTGCTAGTTCCCTCTCTTCTGAAATAGCACGGAGGTTCTGTCTAGTCTAAACTCACCCAGGgaatgggctgggctgggctggatgCCCTGCATGCTGACACCTCCATGTGGCCAGCCCACATCCTGGGCTGTTTGCCAACCTACCTCCCATTTTTGCAGTGCCATACCTCAGGTGCCCTCTCGTGTCAGCTAGTCGGAATGGAGTGTCCTCCTCTAGAACCCAGTGAAATAGTTTAGAGGTTGAAGTCCATCTTAAGGCCTCTAGGGTGTCAAAGCACAGGACATCTCATGGAAGCACTGGTGTGGGATCAAGTCCACCCTAAAAAAGTCCTATGCTGTATTATATCTGCTAAGGGGAAAGGCTGGCCCCCCAAGTAACAGGATATTATATGTTAGCCCCTAGCACAGTGTCACCTGCATGTTTTATCTGCTCAGTAATGTAGAGTAACAAATACTTGAGTGGCCAGGGCAGTCCAATTACTATGAACAACACAGAAggggcaggttttttttttttatgaatgaaATATTTCCCACCCAGGGGACTTTATCATTGTTAATATAAACTGTGCATTTAgagagcttttttattttttagatggagtgacAAATCCATTGTGGAGCTTTGCTGGATCAAACCAGGTGACACCAAAGCCCTACAGAGGTCCACTGGGGTTAGCTCCAAACGGTCTTAGCACTGCCCTTAGCACACCCTTAGAGACTGGAGCCAGATCTGGCAGAGGACCCAGGACTCATACTTTAGGTGTCTTTCTACCTTATTAATGGGGTAAACTAAGGATGTCCCTCTAAGCCCTTTCAGGACTAAGCCAAGAAGAGTCTCTCAAAGCCCTGCAAGACAGCATCCCTACAACCCTTTCTAAGGCCTGAAGGTGTTGGTTCTGAAGTCCTCTGGTTCCTTCCTGGAAGAAGGGTCAAATGGGAAAACCACAGAAAAATGGGACTTCCTAGAAAGGTGCAGGCATCCTAAGTTTTCAAGTAAAATCTTACTTGAAGCCTAAGAAAATGGATTCAGGCAGCTTAATTCTTGTGTGTTCCACGTGCAACCTATCTTTCATCAAACAGAATCTGAGGCAACCTGATGGGGCTTCCAGGAAAGGGAGACTGTGAGGTGGGAAGTGCAGCAGACCCAGGTCTGGGTGACTGTAAAGCAGGCCCTCAGGGCACATTGCTCTGGCTGCCTGGCAGCAAGATCTCTAGAGAGAATCTGGGAAGTGCAAGAGACAGCTTTGTAAAGTGGTCCTCAGGCTTAGGAACCCTGACGGTGGCATTTCAACCGCAACGGAAGCTGCTGGGGGTAAGGAAGCAGCACACCGCAGGGGTGAAGAACGTGCACATCAGAATGCCACTCCCCAGCTGAATGTCattgtgtgaccctgggcaaattcATTCATCTCTGAGATGGGGCTCTCATCTGTAGGAGGGGGTACTACTTAAACTACTCTATTTACTCCTTAGAGTTTAAGGATTAAATGTCATTGTAGATAAAACATTTAGGAGCATGCTTAACTCAAGTACTCAACCTAGAACTTGCTTAAGTGGACTGGCTAATGAGGGTGTGGCTTTCAATGTCAGAAGGCATTTTTGATGGTCACAACTGTATGCGCATGTGTGTGTACTATTGACAGCTAGtggggaggccagggatgctggtaAACACCCCACAACGCACAGGACAGCCCCATACCTGCAACaaattatccagcccaaaatgtctaTAGTACTAAGGTTGAGAACCCCTAATCTAAAGGGAGAAACTGAGGTTAGGCCACCCAGACAAGGGGAGGTGGGTAGGAAACAGGCTTTTAAGTGTGGGATCTGGCAGCTACTTTAAACACCTGCAACCATCCCTGGAAGCAGAACCAACCCTCTTCTCAATTTGGTACACTTTTAGAAGCTGTAAGTTAGGGGTAGGAGACACTGGGTTCAGAATGAAGACTCATAGGTCAGTGGACTGATTTAAATAGCTTTTTGTTAAGATGCgaaaaagcaatagaaaatggaGGCCAGAATGGAAAAGAAGCTACAGGCTGAAATGTGGTTCaggccacttgaggtcaggagttccagaccggcctggccagcacggtgaaaccctgtctttctctattaaaaatacaaaattagcaccaatgctgggcatggtggtccaggaagaaaaaaaagcatcacATAGTAGTAAAATATGAGGTCCACCcgcattgttttttctttctaggaCAAGGCAAACTACATAGTCAGAGACTACAAACACTTAAGTAAATGGCTTTGCATTATTCTAGAAAAAAAGACCAGTCCTTCAGAAAGTCTAACAGAGTTATCTGGCTGGGCCACTATCTGCTCAGGCTATGGCGTCAAAGATGAAACAAACTAAGTAAAAATGACTCCACCACAGCTTTGGCTGATTTTGACATTTCATTTGCTTGGCAAGGCAAGTGCCCATTGAGTCCACAAATCAATTCTGTAACAATTATCTGTGCCCTTCATGGTCATGACAGTCTGAGGATATGAGTTAATCCTATCGTATTAAAAATGGCGACTGAAATATTTTGATTGGCACGCCCTGGAATTAGAGAACCAGAGTTAAACGAAAAATGCTCACATTTGCAAGCAACTAAGGCATTTTCCATGGAATCTTCTGAAAATGCCTTTAGACTTGGGAATTTTTACCttaagccttttcttttttttcttttactctttacTAATTTTTACTCTTAAGCCTTAGCTtcctctgcaaaatggagataatacttTCACCCCTAGGGCTATGGTAAAGGTTAAGTAAAACTAAGTACCTGAGTTCCCTTTGTACTATCTGGGTAATACAAGTAAAGATAGTGTTCTAAACCCCAAAAGCTGTTCACTTTTACTTTACACACTGCTTTCCAGAGCACTTCAATAGTATTTTTCAGGGTCatgttggatttttaaaagagtCAGAACAGGAAGATGCTACCTATGAAAGTAAATTAGGTACTGCACAGCAAGCATGTCTATGCCTTAGTTTCAGACTTAGGTTTCATGTAGTTCTTAGAggcaattatttccattttacaaataaggaaaatgagattCAAAATACTAATCTGCAAAAATAGGATTAAATGCCCTCTAACGATGCCAAAAAATAAGGAAACGTGAAATGGAAGCCCAAGTTGGAGACTAAAATGAAATTCTGCCGCTCCCATGCCTTGACACCTTTGTAGGGCTAGCCCATAAGTTTCTAGGAGAAATGACCAGGATTTATAAAGTGTAGGAAATGACTGAAAAATCGGATGTATTCTAAAAGGTGACACACTAAATTTCCTTCATTGGTCCACTTGGATTTTAAGATCCCAGGGAGAGCTGTGAAGAATTATAGAACACTACAGTAACTGAGCAGCTAGCCAAACCTAATGTTTGCAGCTTAGCATTTGTCTGTCCAGGttgtgaaaatggaaaaatgtaaagGTCTCCCAATAGGTTTGCCTAATTCTTGGTTATTCACATTGCAGATTATTCAGTGTGGTGTGGCTATTTCCTGTAACACAGGGTCCAGAGTTCCCGAAGCCTCTCTTCCCCAATATTTCGGTAAGCAAGAAAAttaacacagggacacagggaatgGCAGATCCAGACTTAGAACCAGAGTAAGTACTTATCAGTTTTGCTAACATTAGTTCCAGACAAGTTTTGGCTTACTCCAAGACAAGGAAAGCTTCTAAAAGAGAGATTATTTTCAAGGGCCCCTGAAAGATCTTGACCTTGCATTAGGTAAAAGTTAATTCATTTCACAAGTCATCCAGTCTAAACAGTAATTGTACAAATACTGTAATAAATATACTCGAATAATTAGACTGTTAATACTTCTGGAGCCTAATCCTAAAGTTGACAAAGTAATTCTGCCCAATTCTAAAATGATGATCTTGCCCATCATTGAATCTATGTTGCAAGTCTACCACAGTCTAAGAATTTGTCCAAAATCCACAATGAAGCCTTGGTATAGATATGTGATACCTCTAAGTGTTAAGAATAGAGGtgaggcgaggtggctcacgccttgtaatcccagcactttgggaagccaaggtgggcggatcacttcaggtcaggagttctgagaccagcatggccaatatggtgaaaccccatctctactacaaatacagattattagctgggcgtggtggcatgctcctgtaatcccagctactcaggagactaagggaggagaactgcttgaacctgaagggtagaggctgtagtgagccgggACAGTGCCACGGTACTCCAGaccgagtgacagagcaagactctgtctcaaaaaaaaaatatagaattttagtttctttaaaatgatCTTTCTTAGAAATGTCTTTAATCTTGcttaaaaaaaatggcaattgTTTATTCCAATCTGTATCAAATGAATAccataaatggagaaatatttttgtCAACATTTCAGAGGTACTTTTACCTGAAAGGTAAACTGGTGCTTTTGTATTAGAAAAGAATCTTTTTTATAGATTTGgtgataaaaagacaaaagtccATAAACAAAGGATGCAAACCAAGTAGAATTTAGGTTGAATTCAGGATTTCAAGTAACAATGTATAAAAAAAGTCATTTACTATTTACAATTAGATCAGTAGTAGTTTGTGGTCAACTACGTAAACATGCAACTAAATCTATGACCAGCCAAATCTCCAATTTACTATAATGTAACactcatttaaagaaaaagtaaacttgGACAGGAACATAAGCGACACATTCAAAACcaagaacatacacacacacaaaataactaCAAGAGTGAGCACAGATAGCTGGCTGGGAAACAGAGAGtctataaaaggaaattttaaatttagttaaaTAACTAATCTTCTAAACTGCTAATGATTACATGAAAAACACCAAGGAGAATACATTCAAGTTAATGGAAACAAGTCTTTATTAAGTAACttttaatatcagaaaaataaaactcttataaTTCTCTTTACAGCAAATATATAATATCAGTGCTTTGGCCATCTTAAGTTAAAGGCcctttatcataaaatatatggttttaaattttactcaAATTGAATTTATAATCCCTATGACTTCCCTACATATACATAACAAAAGAGTGTAGTAAAATTAGCAAATACTAAACTATATTGATAATTTATCATTCTTAGTTTGTGGTTTTTAGAAACAGTACACGCACCTAATATATGTCGATTCCTTGGCTTATTAGTTGCAGTGTACAAtgcaacaaaatacaaaatacatgctTGGTGAACATTCGTTCATATCTACAAGACGGCAGCTAGAGATTAAGTTTCAATACTGACATTTACTATCCTACAAGCAATTAGCATTTACATCATAATATGCCATCAAGGCAACTTTTTTTAtactgaaaaaatcaaaataaaaaccgTTATTTGTAAACTTTTATACGAAATGTAACTCTTcaagtggaaataaaaaataaaatttgtctaTTTACTATTGAATACACATAGGATTTCAATTTTCATTATACTGAGAAAAAAAGCTCTTTTGTGTTGGGAAAATAATGcttcaaaaaataattagtaGAAAAATCCACCAGTATAATGTTTTGTCCTTTCGATGCCAGCACAGATTTGGGAACATACTGAGGATGAAGTTATAGACATCCACAGGTGAAATGTACAagtgtattttaaagaaatctttccTTGTGATTGGAAATAGTTTGGAAATGAAGTAAACTGATTGGAGGTTGTCACAGCTGCTTTTGTGAATTATGCCAAGGGCATCAttatccctttctccctcctccctcccctaaattactaaaaaataaaaatatatttataatgtgcAAGACAAATATGGATTGAACATAAAATGTTTCACATTTTGATCTATAGTCTAAAAATTAACAGCTCGATCAGACTAATGAATGGAATGTTCGCATCCTCAATTATTAGCAAATATAGGTGCCATCCCAAAGCCCTTCCTGATACGGGAAAACCCAGGTGGCCATTTCCACATTCATCAAGAGAGGCAATGGGCAGGAATTCACAACTGCATTCCTGATCCACTGATCACACCAGCCTTGAGCACTCTGGGCGAGATGAAGTCGATGTAGCAGTTTTTGTCCCAAATTATAACAAGTGATCTAGTAAACTGCCACCAGCCCTATTATTACCAATAAGTAATCACAATGcattaaaaagttatttgcaATCCTGCAGAATTAGGCATAAGTTGttgtaaaataacaaacaaacaaacctgtttTGTCAAAACTGGCAGTGTAAAGAAGGCAGCACTGGAAGTGTATGAGTCGTCTGTAATGCCAAGTACCCTCCCATAAACTCTTAAAGTGGTTAGGCTTTGGGACCCATTGTTTTGAAATCTTAAATGTATACACTTTTCTCATAGGCTCACACAACCTATGATTATCTTCACTCAGCCAAGTTGAACTTCAGCTTTAGCAATCTTATATAAGCTATGTCTCTGGGTCTACAGGATAGTATTAATAATTCAAACCAAACTAATAGACAAGAGACCACTTAGGTTTAGTGTTACCATAGCAGCCTTTTATAAGTTTACTAACAACTTTAGCCTAATCCCAATAAAGCCTGATAACAGTCATAAGAATTCTTTAGGAAGTTTACTGGGGGGTACCATTATACCCATGCCTTTACGAGTCCATATAGAGATATagtatttatgtaatatatatatagttaagaGTGAATTTGGATTGCCTGAGTAACAGCTGTCTGGCAAACTGGACATGATGGCGTTCTCTTTTCACAGATCTTGTTGGCACATTCCATGCAGAAGAGGTTGTGGCCACATGGAACTAGGGCAGCAATAACCTCATTCTCAAAGCAAATCACACAGTCATGCTTTCGTCTTGATTCTGGAGGTGAGCTAGAGGTGGAACCACCATTGGAAGAGGAGTAACTATTGGTACCATTAGAAAAAGCAGGGATGTATATTGGAAGGCCAACATGGTTGCCTGTACTAGGTGGGTCGCTCCTAACCCTCCGAGCAAGTGGGTGTTCTATGCTCTCAGGAAATGTAGGAGACAGACGAGGAGTTGATGGCTGACTTCCTCTGCGCTGAGTCTTCATGTTACCAGAAGGATCACTCCCAAAGCCAGAGAGTGGGTTAACTGGTTCAAACGGAGTCCAGATAGTTTGAGCAGATGTTGGTAAAGAGTCAAAGGCAGGAGAGTCAACTGTAAGATCTTCTGAGCCTACAGACGGTAGTGTATCTCCAAACCAGAAGTTTCCTGTGCTAAATGGGCTTGTTGGACTAAAGTCAGCCAGCCTATTGCTTCCGAAGTAGGAATCTGTGGAGCCGCTTCCTAGAGAACTGGAACTATCATTTCTGTAATTGGATATCATTCTTGCACGGCTAGGGGGAACAGGATTGGAGGAGAGCCACGCAGAGCCAAGAGTGCCACCTTCAAAGCTTACATCGGTACCATTGTAATGGAAATCATTCTCTTCATTGAGCTCTATATAGTTTCCTGTACGCATGGCAATatgcatttctatttcttcccgTGCTCGGTCAACATTTTCAGGCATCCCTGTCACTTCAAAGACAGGTTCCTTATCTCTGCTTGGAGTTACTATGTAGGTGTGGGTCTGCTGCTGAATTCTTTTAATAGTTGCTCCTTTGGGTCCAACCACTAATCCTACCACACGATAAGGGACCCTGACTTGCACGGT
Encoded proteins:
- the MEX3C gene encoding RNA-binding E3 ubiquitin-protein ligase MEX3C — its product is MPSGSSAALALAAAPAPLPQPPPPPPLPPPSGGPELEGDGLLLRERLATLGLDDPSPAEPGAPALRTAAAAAQGQARRAAGLSPEERAPPGRPGAPEAAELELEEDEEEGEEAELDGDLLEEEELEEAEEEDRSSLLLLSPPAATASQTQPIPSGSLGSVLLPATGFDAREAAAAAAGVLYGGDDAQGMMAAMLSHAYGPGGCGAAAAALNGEQAALLRRKSVNTTECVPVPSSEHVAEIVGRQGCKIKALRAKTNTYIKTPVRGEEPIFVVTGRKEDVAMAKREILSAAEHFSMIRASRNKNGPALGGLSCSPNLPGQTTVQVRVPYRVVGLVVGPKGATIKRIQQQTHTYIVTPSRDKEPVFEVTGMPENVDRAREEIEMHIAMRTGNYIELNEENDFHYNGTDVSFEGGTLGSAWLSSNPVPPSRARMISNYRNDSSSSLGSGSTDSYFGSNRLADFSPTSPFSTGNFWFGDTLPSVGSEDLTVDSPAFDSLPTSAQTIWTPFEPVNPLSGFGSDPSGNMKTQRRGSQPSTPRLSPTFPESIEHPLARRVRSDPPSTGNHVGLPIYIPAFSNGTNSYSSSNGGSTSSSPPESRRKHDCVICFENEVIAALVPCGHNLFCMECANKICEKRTPSCPVCQTAVTQAIQIHS